A genomic window from Flintibacter sp. KGMB00164 includes:
- the nrdR gene encoding transcriptional regulator NrdR encodes MKCPYCAYLESKVVDSRPAEEGASIRRRRECLSCHKRFTTYETVESLPLVVVKRDGSRQSFDRNKVMGGLIRACEKRPVSVGTLEGIVNEIEQKLQNEMEREVSSAQIGELVMERLKKVDEVAYVRFASVYRQFKDINTFMQELNKLLKDK; translated from the coding sequence ATGAAATGCCCCTATTGCGCCTATCTGGAGAGTAAAGTGGTGGATTCCCGCCCCGCCGAGGAGGGAGCCAGCATCCGCCGCCGTCGGGAGTGCTTGTCCTGCCATAAGCGGTTTACCACCTATGAGACGGTGGAGAGCCTGCCTTTGGTGGTGGTCAAGCGGGACGGCAGCCGCCAGAGTTTTGACCGCAACAAGGTCATGGGCGGTTTGATCCGGGCCTGTGAGAAGCGGCCGGTGTCGGTGGGGACCCTGGAGGGCATCGTCAACGAGATCGAGCAGAAGCTGCAAAACGAGATGGAGCGGGAGGTCAGCTCCGCCCAGATCGGCGAGCTGGTGATGGAGCGCCTGAAAAAGGTGGACGAGGTGGCCTATGTACGCTTTGCTTCGGTCTATCGTCAGTTCAAGGACATCAATACCTTTATGCAGGAGCTCAACAAGCTGCTGAAGGACAAATAA
- a CDS encoding amino acid carrier protein has translation MSVLHTLTQHLWCPWLLGGFLLTGLVYSLGSGFFPFFHARLWLGTTLGSLFHSSKAKKGGGLSSLQALATALASTMGTGSIAGVAAALCLGGPGAIFWMWMSALLGMMTSCGEKLLSVRYQRPAPGGGRQGGPMFYLRDGVGSPLLAVWFSLACLPATLAGGGMVQSGSIAASLHGAFGWPSLAIGLGTAAAAGMILTGGLGRIARVSQALVPAMALLYLGGGALVLLLRWQQVPQALSLIFRCAFTPQAALGGGLGWTAAEALRHGVARGVFTNEAGLGTSAMAHGAAEVDHPARQGMWGIFEVFFATLLTCTLTALVILVGGVYQPETVLSQLRQGTLPDWALGVLLTARSFSAVLGEAGAWIVWISLLLFAFSSILGWSYYGQQSLRFLTGGDRLLPLYRAVFLGCVVLGACGNSAGLWQLVDLCNALMAIPNLLALLLLAPQALRLLRQWVQQQNAPV, from the coding sequence ATGTCCGTCCTGCACACACTGACTCAGCATCTCTGGTGCCCCTGGCTACTGGGGGGCTTTCTGCTCACCGGGCTGGTCTACTCTCTTGGTTCGGGGTTTTTCCCCTTTTTCCACGCCCGGCTGTGGCTAGGTACCACGCTGGGCAGTCTGTTTCATTCCTCCAAGGCGAAAAAAGGAGGCGGTCTGTCCTCTCTTCAGGCCCTGGCCACTGCCCTGGCCTCCACCATGGGGACGGGCAGTATCGCCGGTGTGGCCGCCGCCCTGTGTCTGGGCGGTCCGGGAGCCATCTTTTGGATGTGGATGTCCGCCCTGCTGGGGATGATGACCAGCTGCGGGGAAAAGCTGCTGTCTGTGCGCTACCAGCGCCCAGCTCCCGGCGGCGGCCGCCAGGGCGGTCCCATGTTCTATCTGCGGGATGGGGTAGGCTCTCCCCTGCTGGCGGTCTGGTTCTCTCTGGCCTGTCTCCCCGCCACGCTGGCTGGGGGCGGGATGGTCCAGTCGGGTTCCATCGCCGCCTCCCTCCACGGGGCATTTGGCTGGCCGTCCCTGGCCATCGGTCTGGGCACCGCGGCTGCGGCGGGGATGATCCTTACCGGCGGCCTGGGCCGCATCGCCCGGGTGTCCCAGGCTCTGGTCCCCGCCATGGCCCTGCTTTATCTGGGCGGCGGCGCGCTGGTGCTGCTGCTGCGCTGGCAGCAGGTGCCCCAGGCCCTCTCTCTGATTTTCCGCTGCGCCTTCACACCCCAGGCCGCTCTGGGAGGCGGTCTGGGCTGGACAGCGGCGGAGGCTCTGCGCCATGGGGTGGCCCGGGGCGTGTTCACCAACGAGGCAGGCTTGGGCACCTCCGCCATGGCCCACGGAGCCGCCGAAGTGGACCACCCCGCCCGTCAGGGCATGTGGGGCATTTTTGAGGTATTCTTCGCTACCCTGCTCACCTGTACCCTAACCGCCCTGGTCATTCTGGTGGGGGGCGTATACCAGCCGGAGACGGTACTCTCTCAGCTGCGCCAGGGCACGCTCCCCGACTGGGCCTTGGGCGTTCTCCTTACCGCCCGCTCCTTTTCCGCCGTACTGGGGGAGGCAGGGGCATGGATCGTTTGGATCAGCCTGCTGCTGTTTGCCTTCTCCTCCATTCTCGGCTGGAGCTACTACGGCCAGCAGAGCCTGCGCTTCCTCACCGGCGGAGACCGCCTCCTTCCCCTGTACCGGGCTGTCTTTCTGGGGTGTGTAGTCCTGGGGGCCTGCGGGAACAGCGCAGGACTTTGGCAGCTGGTGGACCTGTGCAATGCCCTGATGGCCATTCCCAACCTGCTGGCTCTGCTTCTGCTGGCGCCTCAGGCCCTGCGCCTGCTGCGGCAATGGGTTCAGCAACAAAATGCCCCGGTGTGA
- a CDS encoding LTA synthase family protein, translating to MKALLYRDTFPRLVADLRSQPWKWMSRLVFLLGPWAAFWMVEILNQNDVFSDLQAWQVLMNLVWYYILFFVCRLVLGRRRRAAGLAICLSFVIGLVNHYVLRFRGRILFPADVASWKTAANVADAFDFSIDIYMEQAAVLLVAYLFLVWMCQPQPKRDRLPLPVGIVGWVFCIGYSFAFFFTGMLPALGIYTQQWVTQANGFLLNFTVALRYSSVDKPDDYSHDLVLKLMDEYPGVEENVDTTKPINIIVVMNESFSDLTIFDNLEVSQDPTPFLHSLSENTIKGWMYSPVTGGGTASVEFEYLTGFSTIFQPPHTVAYQLYTKEGMPSLASLFGVNGYETTAFHPYKSSGWNRPIVYNNMRFDNQLYQEDVDNAYMIRNYISDQSDYETIFQITDAEQGDPNFIFNVTMQNHSSYAQGWNNLEKTVTVSDELRQADYSSEQYLSLVLESDQALEQLVAHYEQSSEPTMIVFFGDHQPPLKNAFYEKLYGKPLSERTTEEVMQQYQVPFFIWTNYDIEEQEGLMISPNYLGVLTAQLTGMPLTGFMNFLSQLYEEMPAITPVGILTADGEYLEREELNEEQQQWLETYETLNYCGMVDLFDEARPMFCLD from the coding sequence ATGAAAGCTTTATTGTACCGCGATACGTTCCCGCGGCTGGTGGCCGACTTGCGCAGCCAGCCATGGAAATGGATGTCCAGACTGGTATTCCTGCTGGGACCCTGGGCAGCCTTCTGGATGGTGGAGATCCTCAACCAGAACGATGTGTTTTCCGACCTGCAGGCCTGGCAGGTGCTGATGAATCTGGTCTGGTATTACATCCTGTTCTTTGTGTGCCGGCTGGTGCTGGGGCGCCGCCGCCGGGCAGCCGGACTGGCCATCTGTCTGAGTTTTGTGATTGGACTGGTAAACCACTATGTACTGCGCTTCCGGGGCCGCATTTTGTTTCCTGCCGATGTGGCCAGCTGGAAGACGGCGGCCAATGTGGCCGACGCCTTTGACTTTTCCATTGATATCTATATGGAGCAGGCGGCGGTGCTGCTGGTAGCTTACCTGTTTTTGGTGTGGATGTGCCAGCCGCAGCCCAAGAGGGATCGGCTGCCTCTGCCGGTGGGAATCGTGGGCTGGGTTTTCTGCATCGGCTACTCTTTTGCCTTCTTCTTTACCGGCATGCTGCCTGCCCTGGGGATCTATACCCAGCAGTGGGTCACCCAGGCCAACGGCTTCCTCCTGAATTTCACGGTGGCCCTGCGGTATAGCTCGGTGGATAAGCCCGATGATTACAGCCATGACCTTGTGCTGAAACTGATGGACGAGTACCCCGGTGTGGAAGAAAATGTGGACACGACCAAGCCCATCAATATCATTGTGGTCATGAATGAGTCCTTCTCCGACCTGACCATCTTTGACAATCTGGAGGTCTCTCAGGACCCTACCCCCTTCCTCCACTCCCTCAGTGAGAACACCATTAAAGGCTGGATGTACTCCCCCGTTACCGGAGGAGGTACTGCCAGTGTGGAGTTTGAATACCTCACCGGGTTCTCCACCATCTTCCAGCCTCCCCACACAGTAGCCTACCAGCTCTACACCAAAGAGGGGATGCCATCCCTGGCATCCCTGTTTGGGGTGAACGGCTATGAAACTACCGCCTTTCACCCCTATAAGTCCTCGGGATGGAACCGGCCCATCGTGTATAACAACATGCGCTTTGATAACCAGCTCTACCAGGAGGACGTGGACAACGCCTATATGATCCGCAACTACATCTCCGACCAGTCGGACTATGAGACCATCTTCCAGATCACCGATGCGGAGCAGGGAGACCCCAACTTCATTTTCAACGTCACCATGCAGAACCACAGCAGCTACGCCCAGGGCTGGAACAATCTGGAGAAAACCGTGACGGTATCTGACGAACTGCGCCAGGCGGACTACTCCTCGGAGCAGTACTTATCTCTGGTGCTGGAGAGCGACCAGGCGCTGGAGCAGCTGGTGGCCCACTATGAACAGAGCAGTGAGCCCACCATGATCGTCTTCTTCGGCGATCACCAGCCGCCTCTGAAAAACGCGTTTTATGAAAAACTCTACGGAAAGCCTCTCTCGGAGCGTACCACCGAAGAGGTCATGCAGCAGTACCAGGTCCCCTTCTTTATCTGGACCAACTATGATATTGAAGAGCAGGAGGGGTTAATGATCAGCCCCAACTATCTGGGCGTACTCACCGCCCAGCTGACAGGGATGCCGTTGACCGGTTTCATGAACTTCCTCTCTCAACTCTATGAGGAGATGCCTGCCATCACCCCGGTGGGGATCCTCACGGCAGATGGGGAGTATCTGGAACGGGAGGAGCTCAATGAGGAACAGCAGCAGTGGCTGGAGACCTATGAGACCCTCAACTACTGCGGTATGGTGGACCTGTTTGATGAGGCCCGCCCCATGTTCTGTCTGGATTAA
- the alr gene encoding alanine racemase has product MNIILNNSILSVDMKRVRRNVAAVLEELQGAQLIPVLKDNAYGLGLEAMGHVMEEFPQITTLAVAQVGEGAALRQAGITREILILGGVPAHLLRAAVELDLTLSVGRLELLPVLALLGQSAGRRVKIQIKIETGLNRTGVMPGAELAHLLEEWRSARNHFQIMGAFSHFADLEDTERTQQQYELFLEGVEQLQAGGMEIPLRHISASAAHEQFPQYRLDGVRIGRRLYMDHPTQPTGRVSETATWRTWITGLRTLQAGSPLGYGGKVFLERDSTVATIAVGYGDGLSEELVRVHGPVLVGGERARLMACCMDQTLVDVTGIPCRVGDPVTLFGWDEQGNLLASQEVALLVGEDEGCGLTAQLSPRVARIYSK; this is encoded by the coding sequence ATGAATATTATTTTGAATAATTCGATTTTATCTGTGGATATGAAACGAGTACGGCGCAACGTGGCTGCCGTTCTGGAAGAGCTGCAGGGAGCGCAGCTGATCCCTGTGCTGAAGGATAACGCCTATGGCCTGGGACTGGAGGCCATGGGCCATGTTATGGAGGAATTTCCCCAGATCACCACTCTAGCGGTGGCCCAGGTGGGGGAGGGCGCGGCTCTGCGCCAGGCGGGCATCACCCGGGAGATCCTGATCCTGGGCGGTGTGCCCGCCCATTTGCTGCGCGCAGCGGTGGAGCTGGACCTCACGCTGTCGGTGGGGCGGCTGGAGCTTCTTCCGGTGCTGGCACTGCTGGGACAGTCGGCAGGCCGGCGGGTAAAAATTCAAATTAAAATCGAGACCGGGCTCAACCGCACCGGCGTAATGCCTGGGGCGGAGCTGGCCCATCTGCTGGAGGAGTGGCGAAGCGCCCGGAATCATTTCCAGATCATGGGCGCCTTCAGCCACTTTGCCGACCTGGAGGACACAGAGCGGACCCAGCAGCAGTATGAGCTGTTCCTGGAAGGTGTGGAGCAGCTGCAGGCGGGAGGAATGGAGATCCCCCTGCGGCACATTTCGGCCAGCGCTGCCCACGAGCAGTTCCCCCAATACCGGCTGGACGGGGTGCGCATCGGCCGGCGGCTGTACATGGACCACCCCACTCAGCCCACCGGACGGGTGAGTGAGACGGCCACCTGGCGCACCTGGATCACCGGCCTTCGTACTCTCCAGGCCGGCTCGCCCCTGGGTTACGGCGGAAAGGTATTTCTGGAGCGGGACTCCACTGTGGCTACCATCGCCGTGGGATACGGCGACGGGCTCAGTGAAGAGTTGGTGCGGGTCCATGGGCCGGTGCTGGTAGGGGGAGAGCGGGCCCGGCTGATGGCCTGCTGCATGGATCAGACTTTGGTGGACGTCACCGGCATTCCCTGCCGGGTGGGCGACCCGGTGACCCTGTTTGGCTGGGACGAACAGGGAAACCTGCTGGCATCTCAGGAGGTGGCCCTGCTGGTGGGAGAGGACGAGGGCTGCGGACTGACTGCCCAGCTCAGCCCCCGGGTTGCCCGGATTTACAGCAAATAA